One genomic region from Skermania piniformis encodes:
- a CDS encoding nitroreductase family deazaflavin-dependent oxidoreductase, with protein MSDFNSAIIDEFRANAGQVGGPFAGGDLLLLHTIGARSGAERINPLAYATDDGDLIIAASRAGSDQNPDWYHNLAAHPDITVEVGNDTYPVTATAITGGPERDRLYGLLVAKMPGFAEYETKTSRVIPVIRLRRTAA; from the coding sequence ATGAGCGACTTCAACTCCGCCATCATCGACGAATTCCGCGCCAACGCCGGCCAGGTCGGCGGGCCGTTCGCCGGGGGTGACCTGCTGTTGCTGCACACGATCGGGGCGCGCAGCGGCGCCGAGCGGATCAACCCGCTCGCCTACGCGACCGACGACGGTGACCTGATCATCGCCGCGTCCCGGGCCGGCAGCGACCAGAATCCGGACTGGTACCACAATCTGGCGGCGCACCCGGACATCACCGTCGAGGTCGGCAATGACACCTACCCGGTGACGGCGACCGCGATCACCGGCGGCCCCGAACGCGACCGGCTGTACGGCCTGCTGGTGGCCAAGATGCCTGGCTTCGCCGAGTACGAGACGAAGACCAGCCGGGTCATTCCGGTGATCCGGCTGCGTCGCACGGCCGCCTGA